From a region of the Synechococcus sp. PCC 7502 genome:
- the pdxA gene encoding 4-hydroxythreonine-4-phosphate dehydrogenase PdxA — protein sequence MTQPKLAITIGDPAGIGTEIVLKALAKVSHDLASFTVIGDRSVITSTYQLLKKYDLQLADPDSLEILDTNTHLPITLGEGNQNSGEASFHYLDTAIAQTLTGKFQGIVTAPIAKSAWKLAGHYYAGQTELLSERSGSKDTGMLFVARSPHTNWVMRTLLATVHIPLAQVPKVLTPQLIEQKLELLRRSLCTDFQLTTAKVAISGLNPHSGEQGQLGTEEQEWLNPLIESIHQSWSDRNSKFELIGAIPPDTLWVNPNLAWHNPHKVHLGYDAYVALYHDQGLIPVKLLAFDQAVNTTIGLPFIRTSPDHGTAFDIAGKGIAKSDSLEAAITTAIELVQVRVVNNPN from the coding sequence ATGACTCAACCCAAATTGGCAATTACCATTGGCGACCCTGCAGGCATTGGCACGGAAATAGTGCTTAAGGCTTTGGCAAAAGTTTCCCATGATCTTGCTAGTTTTACAGTGATTGGCGATCGCTCGGTAATTACTAGCACCTATCAACTCCTTAAAAAATATGATCTCCAACTAGCCGATCCCGACTCCCTAGAAATATTAGATACCAATACCCATCTGCCAATTACTTTAGGTGAAGGCAATCAAAATAGCGGAGAAGCAAGTTTTCATTATCTGGATACAGCGATCGCTCAAACCCTAACAGGTAAATTTCAAGGTATAGTCACCGCCCCCATTGCCAAATCCGCATGGAAATTAGCAGGACATTACTACGCAGGGCAAACCGAACTGTTAAGTGAACGCAGTGGTAGTAAAGATACAGGAATGTTATTTGTCGCCCGATCACCTCATACAAACTGGGTAATGAGAACTTTACTAGCAACCGTCCATATTCCTTTAGCTCAGGTGCCAAAAGTTTTAACCCCGCAGTTAATTGAACAAAAATTAGAATTACTCAGACGATCGCTATGTACAGATTTTCAACTTACAACTGCAAAAGTGGCGATCTCTGGACTAAACCCCCACAGTGGCGAACAAGGACAACTAGGTACGGAAGAACAGGAATGGCTAAACCCGTTAATCGAGAGCATACATCAATCATGGAGCGATCGTAATTCTAAATTTGAACTGATCGGGGCAATTCCCCCTGATACCCTGTGGGTAAATCCCAATTTAGCTTGGCATAATCCTCATAAAGTTCATCTTGGCTATGATGCCTATGTAGCCCTATACCATGATCAAGGCTTAATTCCTGTCAAGCTGCTGGCATTTGATCAAGCCGTTAACACCACAATTGGACTCCCATTTATTCGCACTTCCCCCGATCATGGTACTGCTTTTGATATTGCAGGAAAAGGTATTGCCAAATCAGATAGTTTAGAAGCAGCGATCACCACTGCCATAGAACTAGTTCAAGTTAGAGTTGTAAATAATCCAAATTAA
- the rplC gene encoding 50S ribosomal protein L3, protein MSVGILGTKLGMTQVFDSNGNAVPITVVQAGPCTITQVKTPSKEGYSAIQIGYGQTRAKLVSKPELGHLKKSDSLPVKHLQEYRVADTSSYHLGQELNVSQFSEGQVVDVIGTSIGKGFAGYQKRHNFKRGPMAHGSKNHRAPGSTGAGTTPGRVYPGKRMAGRLGGKQITTKKLILVQVDTEKNLLLIKGALPGKPGALVNIVPAKVVGKRKEK, encoded by the coding sequence ATGTCTGTTGGTATTCTTGGTACAAAACTTGGTATGACCCAAGTCTTTGACAGTAATGGTAATGCTGTTCCAATCACAGTGGTTCAAGCTGGTCCATGCACAATTACGCAAGTTAAAACTCCTAGCAAAGAAGGCTACAGTGCCATCCAAATTGGCTATGGGCAAACAAGAGCAAAATTAGTTTCAAAGCCAGAATTAGGACATCTTAAAAAGTCCGACTCTTTGCCAGTCAAGCATTTACAAGAATATCGAGTTGCAGACACATCCAGCTATCACCTTGGGCAAGAACTCAATGTTAGTCAGTTTTCCGAAGGGCAAGTAGTAGATGTAATTGGTACCAGTATTGGTAAAGGTTTCGCAGGCTATCAAAAACGTCATAACTTTAAGCGTGGACCAATGGCTCACGGCTCCAAAAATCATCGTGCTCCTGGTTCTACTGGTGCAGGTACAACTCCTGGTAGGGTTTATCCTGGTAAGCGCATGGCAGGTAGATTGGGTGGCAAGCAAATCACCACTAAAAAGCTAATTCTTGTCCAAGTAGATACGGAAAAGAACCTACTTTTAATTAAGGGTGCTTTACCTGGTAAACCTGGAGCATTAGTGAATATCGTACCTGCAAAAGTTGTAGGCAAGAGGAAGGAAAAATAG
- the rplD gene encoding 50S ribosomal protein L4, giving the protein MITVQDWDGNNTGEISLDLKTAKETTANGIVHRALIRQLNNQRQGTASTKTRAEVRGGGRKPWKQKGTGRARAGSNRSPLWRGGGVIFGPKPRDFDIKMNRKERRLAITTALAGRASDLVVVQDFNGQLPKPKTKDLVNALSRWGAEPRKRTLLITDQKHENIELSARNVRNLVLITADQLNIFDIVNAHKLIVTATALDKIHSIYSAKVTNNVQQEVESHG; this is encoded by the coding sequence ATGATTACTGTACAAGACTGGGATGGTAATAATACTGGTGAGATTAGCCTAGACCTTAAAACAGCTAAGGAAACAACAGCTAATGGTATTGTTCACCGAGCTTTGATTAGACAACTAAATAACCAACGTCAAGGCACTGCATCCACTAAAACTCGTGCTGAAGTTAGAGGTGGAGGACGTAAACCTTGGAAGCAAAAAGGTACTGGTAGAGCCAGAGCAGGTTCTAACCGATCGCCCCTGTGGAGAGGTGGAGGCGTTATATTTGGACCTAAGCCTAGGGATTTTGACATTAAGATGAATCGCAAGGAAAGACGCTTAGCCATAACCACTGCACTAGCAGGAAGAGCAAGCGATCTAGTAGTAGTTCAAGACTTTAATGGGCAACTACCAAAGCCAAAAACCAAAGATTTGGTAAATGCTCTAAGTCGATGGGGTGCAGAGCCACGTAAAAGAACTCTTTTGATAACCGATCAAAAGCATGAAAACATTGAACTGTCTGCTCGCAACGTTAGAAACTTAGTTTTAATTACAGCTGATCAGTTAAATATCTTTGATATAGTCAATGCTCACAAACTAATTGTCACAGCGACTGCCCTCGATAAAATTCACTCTATCTATTCAGCTAAAGTCACAAATAACGTACAACAAGAGGTAGAAAGTCATGGGTAG
- a CDS encoding 50S ribosomal protein L23: MGRKLQKVFDQRRLPDVIRRPLINEKATLLLENNQYTFDVIPDANKIEIKVAVETLFSVKVKSVNTHTLPAKARRVGKFAGKRPQYKRAIVTLAQGDKITLFPDV; this comes from the coding sequence ATGGGTAGAAAGCTTCAAAAAGTTTTTGATCAAAGAAGACTGCCAGATGTGATCCGTCGTCCCCTAATCAACGAAAAAGCTACACTTTTACTTGAAAATAATCAATACACCTTTGACGTTATTCCTGACGCCAATAAGATCGAAATCAAGGTGGCTGTTGAAACTCTGTTTTCAGTAAAGGTCAAATCTGTAAATACTCACACCCTTCCTGCTAAAGCTAGACGTGTCGGTAAATTTGCTGGCAAACGACCTCAATACAAAAGAGCGATCGTGACCCTTGCTCAAGGCGACAAAATAACTCTATTCCCAGACGTATAA